From Quercus lobata isolate SW786 chromosome 1, ValleyOak3.0 Primary Assembly, whole genome shotgun sequence, one genomic window encodes:
- the LOC115988496 gene encoding uncharacterized protein LOC115988496, with product MAIEKNNFKGSRFDPEFSPGSRESMSSDEDEHQRRSSAVESDDDDEFDDADSGAGSDDCDLLELGETGAEFCRVGNQNCNIPLELYDLPGLEDILSMDVWNECLTEEERLSLTNFLPDMDQETYMITLKELFTGSSLHFGSPIKKLFDMLKGGLCEPRVALYREGWNFIQKRQHYHHLRKYQNNMVVNLCQIRDAWFNCRGYSIDERLRVLNIMKSQKSLMSEKMEYVQSDSSERESGEHLWSRKSKDRSQRMGNQSAYGVGSNLDIPSRGRLMGLDPENYGKQNPKGILKLAGSKLPLAKDLVGHHPSVYPGLDMNSGPYGSAAALPRQNKAAGLKTRDQMKGLDEIDVYPGLDMNSGPYSSAALARQNKAAGLKARDQIRGLDDVEEITYGMGVQRDRNVSRGSAMEKSGILKVGKKHGLSRGDDLATDNFMGLPISSKGDLLGYGRNRNSSKVFTKPPNMKSSYDTVKKSKYPENVQQFAVGDQMKLLKGRELQLGPKGNRADSSDRAEPHWHKRTHGEGFSVDSLHKLDDWDTRGKKRKPGRESPDLNYKSYRASSPQMNDRYFLTELRAKPSKEKMKGNFVQNGVPDLAGVKSNRMFIKSEDTESDSSEFDDDEDSNPLLRSKSAFPGGGMEGSQSKLLQSSLDAKKAKFVKRDMKVNARDFEGIAHPLKKMGGFGDHGHVPGVDNHILKQKGKMRDSSPLHDSTGRVLGDSYALRLGKFNDDGDRKQIHKLGKNGKLHGEPGERLHVSSLKTYSSEKKQRGDVGRDHSASQSIYLRNNVADEEDDALERRLLVDGYGKGRSGKKGQSKEGHVSNRNGRSEAPLIVCNTATKKRKGKVDVTDVDGRDEDDDLQFDIMQQIDDSTPLKKKTKKKLDQDSVSSDMENSEPPVTEMGAVEMELETKPQKKQFTPITPTVHTGFSFSIIHLLSAVRLAMITPLPEDLEVGKPREEQDKKHEGSVNGVPSQEKVDVNVSEPAGQGNVPSLTVQEIVDRIRSNPGDPCILETQEPLQDLVRGILKIFSSKTAPLGAKGWKALAIYEKSTKSWSWIGPVSHGSSDNETIEEVTSPEAWGLPHRMLVKLVDSFANWLKSGQETLQQIGSLPAPPLALMQFNLDEKERFRDLRAQKSLNTISPSSEEVRTYFRKEEVLRYSIPDRAFSYTAADGKKSIVAPLRRCGGKPTSKARDHFMLKRDRPPHVTILCLVRDAAARLPGSIGTRADVCTLIRDSQYIVEDVSDSQVNQVVSGALDRLHYERDPCVQFDGERKLWVYLHREREEEDFEDDGTSSTKKWKRQKKDAAEQSDQGAVTVAYHGAGEPGYDLCSDLNAEPSCIDNDKGTELVHDDVRQNVEDNVDINHGSEHSDTHQAPPMGWEAIDLNPMQENKLLCQENSTNEDFDDETFGRERPVGLVTASIV from the coding sequence ATGGCGATTGAGAAGAATAACTTTAAGGGGTCGAGGTTTGATCCCGAGTTTTCGCCCGGTAGTAGGGAGAGTATGTCCAGTGATGAGGACGAGCATCAGCGCCGTAGCTCAGCTGTGGaatcagatgatgatgatgaatttGATGATGCTGATTCCGGGGCGGGGTCTGATGACTGTGATTTGTTGGAATTGGGAGAAACCGGGGCGGAGTTTTGCCGAGTTGGGAATCAGAATTGCAATATTCCATTGGAGCTGTATGATCTTCCGGGTTTGGAGGATATATTGTCAATGGATGTGTGGAATGAGTGTTTGACTGAGGAAGAGAGGTTAAGCCTAACAAATTTTTTGCCTGACATGGACCAAGAGACGTATATGATTACGCTAAAAGAGCTTTTCACGGGTTCTAGTTTGCATTTCGGGAGCCCCATTAAGAAGTTGTTTGATATGTTGAAGGGAGGGTTGTGTGAGCCAAGGGTAGCTCTTTACCGGGAAGGTTGGAATTTCATTCAGAAGCGGCAACACTACCATCATTTGAGGAAGTATCAGAACAATATGGTTGTTAATCTTTGCCAGATAAGGGATGCTTGGTTTAATTGTAGGGGATACAGTATCGACGAGAGGCTTCGTGTTTTGAATATTATGAAAAGCCAAAAGAGTTTGATGTCTGAGAAGATGGAATATGTGCAGTCTGACTCATCGGAAAGAGAGTCGGGCGAACATTTGTGGAGCAGAAAGAGCAAGGACAGGTCCCAGAGAATGGGTAACCAATCTGCATATGGAGTGGGCTCAAATTTGGACATTCCTTCTCGAGGACGGTTGATGGGTTTGGATCCAGAAAATTATGGAAAGCAGAATCCTAAAGGTATACTGAAGCTTGCTGGGTCAAAGTTGCCTTTGGCAAAGGATTTAGTTGGCCACCATCCTTCTGTTTACCCTGGTTTGGATATGAATTCTGGGCCGTATGGTTCAGCAGCAGCTCTTCCTCGTCAGAATAAGGCTGCAGGACTCAAGACAAGGGATCAGATGAAAGGTCTTGATGAAATTGATGTTTACCCTGGTTTGGATATGAATTCTGGGCCGTATAGTTCAGCAGCTCTTGCTCGTCAGAATAAGGCTGCAGGACTCAAGGCAAGGGATCAGATTAGAGGtcttgatgatgttgaagaAATCACATATGGAATGGGTGTCCAACGGGATCGAAATGTCTCGCGTGGTAGTGCGATGGAGAAATCTGGAATTTTGAAAGTGGGAAAAAAGCATGGCCTTTCAAGAGGCGATGATTTAGCCACTGACAATTTTATGGGTCTACCGATTTCTTCAAAGGGTGATTTACTAGGCTATGGTAGGAACAGGAATTCGAGTAAGGTGTTCACAAAGCCTCCTAATATGAAGAGTTCCTATGACACTGTCAAAAAGTCTAAGTATCCTGAAAATGTTCAGCAATTTGCAGTTGGGGATCAGATGAAGTTGTTGAAAGGCCGCGAGCTGCAGCTGGGACCGAAAGGTAATAGAGCTGACTCATCAGATCGTGCTGAACCTCATTGGCATAAGAGGACTCACGGGGAAGGTTTTTCTGTGGATTCGTTGCATAAACTTGATGATTGGGATACCAGGGGTAAGAAACGGAAGCCAGGGAGGGAGTCCCCTGATCTGAATTACAAATCCTATAGAGCTTCCTCACCACAGATGAATGACAGATATTTTCTGACTGAATTGAGAGCAAAACCATCAAAAGAGAAGATGAAAGGTAATTTTGTACAGAATGGAGTCCCAGACTTGGCAGGGGTGAAAAGTAATAGAATGTTTATTAAAAGTGAAGACACAGAATCAGACTCATCAGAATTTGACGATGATGAGGATAGCAATCCTTTGTTGAGGAGTAAGTCGGCTTTCCCTGGTGGTGGTATGGAAGGTTCTCAATCTAAGTTATTGCAGTCTAGCCTAGATGCTAAAAAGGCCAAGTTTGTTAAGAGGGATATGAAAGTGAATGCACGGGATTTTGAAGGAATTGCACATCCCTTGAAAAAGATGGGTGGTTTTGGTGATCATGGGCATGTGCCAGGAGTAGATAACCACATTTTAAAGCAGAAGGGTAAAATGCGAGATAGCAGTCCCTTGCATGATTCCACTGGTAGAGTTTTGGGAGACAGCTATGCTTTACGCTTGGGTAAGTTTAATGATGATGGTGATaggaaacaaatacacaaattgGGCAAGAATGGCAAGTTGCATGGGGAACCTGGTGAAAGGTTACATGTGTCCTCATTGAAGACCTACTCTTCTGAGAAAAAGCAGAGAGGGGATGTAGGCCGTGACCATTCTGCTTCTCAGTCAATTTATTTGCGTAACAATGTTGCTGATGAGGAGGATGATGCACTTGAAAGAAGATTATTGGTGGATGGTTATGGGAAGGGTAGGTCTGGGAAGAAAGGACAGAGTAAAGAAGGTCATGTGAGTAATCGTAATGGAAGATCTGAGGCTCCATTGATAGTTTGCAATACAGCGACAAAAAAGCGGAAAGGAAAGGTGGATGTGACAGATGTGGATGGCagagatgaagatgatgatctGCAGTTTGACATTATGCAGCAAATTGATGATTCCACTCCtttgaagaaaaagacaaaaaagaaactgGACCAAGATTCTGTTAGTTCAGACATGGAAAACTCTGAGCCACCTGTTACAGAAATGGGAGCAGTAGAGATGGAGCTGGAAACCAAACCACAGAAAAAACAATTCACACCGATTACACCTACAGTTCATACTGGCTTCtcattttctattatacacCTTCTCTCTGCAGTTCGCTTGGCAATGATTACTCCACTTCCAGAAGATTTGGAGGTTGGCAAACCTAGAGAGGAGCAGGATAAAAAGCATGAGGGCAGTGTTAATGGGGTCCCTTCCCAGGAGAAGGTGGATGTCAATGTCTCAGAACCTGCTGGGCAAGGGAACGTGCCTTCTCTTACTGTTCAGGAGATTGTTGACCGCATCAGGTCAAACCCTGGAGATCCTTGTATACTTGAGACGCAAGAGCCACTTCAGGATTTGGTGAGAGGAATTCTAAAGATATTTTCATCCAAAACAGCACCTTTAGGAGCAAAAGGTTGGAAGGCGCTTGCAATCTATGAAAAATCTACAAAGAGTTGGTCCTGGATTGGCCCAGTTTCTCATGGTTCATCAGATAATGAGACCATTGAGGAGGTGACATCTCCTGAAGCTTGGGGTCTTCCTCACAGAATGCTTGTCAAGTTGGTTGATTCTTTTGCTAACTGGCTGAAAAGTGGTCAGGAGACCCTTCAACAAATAGGAAGTCTCCCTGCACCACCTCTGGCATTGATGCAGTTCAACCTGGATGAGAAAGAAAGGTTCAGGGACCTAAGAGCTCAAAAGAGTCTTAACACCATTAGCCCAAGCTCTGAAGAAGTGCGAACTTATTTCCGTAAGGAGGAAGTTCTAAGGTATTCAATTCCTGACAGGGCCTTTTCTTACACAGCAGCTGATGGAAAAAAATCCATTGTAGCTCCTTTGAGAAGGTGCGGTGGTAAGCCTACATCAAAAGCTCGAGACCATTTTATGCTGAAACGTGATCGACCACCACATGTTACAATTCTTTGTCTTGTGAGAGATGCAGCTGCCAGATTGCCTGGAAGTATTGGCACTCGAGCAGATGTTTGCACATTAATAAGAGATTCTCAATATATCGTTGAAGATGTGTCTGATTCACAAGTTAATCAAGTTGTTAGTGGAGCCTTGGACCGTTTGCACTATGAGCGTGATCCTTGTGTGCAATTTGATGGGGAAAGGAAATTATGGGTTTATTTACATagggaaagagaagaagaagattttgaAGATGACGGTACTTCATCTACGAAGAAATGGAAGAGGCAAAAAAAAGATGCTGCTGAGCAATCTGACCAAGGGGCAGTTACTGTGGCTTATCATGGGGCTGGGGAACCTGGATATGATTTGTGCTCTGATCTTAACGCAGAGCCATCTTGTATTGATAATGATAAGGGAACAGAACTTGTACATGATGATGTCAGACAAAATGTGGAGGACAATGTTGATATAAATCATGGTTCTGAGCACAGTGACACACATCAGGCTCCTCCAATGGGTTGGGAGGCTATTGACTTAAATCCTATGCAAGAAAACAAATTGCTCTGTCAAGAAAATTCCACAAATGAAGATTTTGATGATGAAACATTTGGGAGAGAACGGCCAGTTGGACTTGTAACTGCAAGCATAGTGTGA